From the Haladaptatus sp. DJG-WS-42 genome, the window CCTACGATGAGGTCGAGGACGGGGACCACCTGTTCGGGTTCGAGGGCGGCCCGTGAGAGTTCGACCCCGTCGATTTTGTCCATGATGATGGCGTGGCGGTTGTGGTCGATGGGGCGGGGGACGCGCACGTCTGGGTACAGGGTGGAGAGCACGTCGTATTCGCGTTCTGCAGCCTTGCGCGCGGTGTACTGCCACGAAACGTGCTGGTTGTCGGCGGTGTAGTCGCGTTCTTTTTGCACCTCGCGAAAATTCGTAAAGCCCTCACGGTGATATTTGAGCGCGAGTGGTTTGTACGACTGCACTTCATAGACGTCACTTTCCTTTCCAACCCCCAAGGGTGCGCCAAAGCCACGGATGGTATCGCGCTCTGAAAAGGTGCGAAGCGCGAGCGCATCGTACCCTTCGAACGTCAGTCGGTAGCCTTCGTACTGCTGGGTCTTTCGCTCTATCAACTCGCGGTCGTGACACCGGTCGATTCGGTAGTCAACCTCCTTTTCGGTGAGGTTTGAAAACTCGGGAAGCTTCTCCCGGTTGACCCACTTGCTAAAGCGCATCCCGTGTTCGATACCCGAGAGGAGATAGAAGTCCTCGGGTTCGAGGCTCGCCATCTCTGGCGCGACGTTTCTGACCATTACCGGGTGCTAGCGGGTCGGTGGCTAAAAGTTCGGCGAGTGACCGAAACGAGTCGATAAATCGTATGCTGAGATATCGAATCGGGGTGTTGACCAACAACGACCCTCGCGCTCGTGACTTCTCGTGTGTAAATACTGCATGAGCATTCATGCACCAGTTGTTACTGAGTGACACACGTGGGTTCGATACGGGTCGCCTGAGACGGTGGGTTTTCGGGGCCCGAGCGAAAGCCGTCTTCCACACGGCTTTCAGCCATTACCTTCGCCACGTTCTCCGAGCGACGCAACGCCTTTCTCTCCGGCCTGCCCATCTCGACTATGACTGACCTCGCAGACCGGGAGTGGCGGCTCATCCGGGAAGAAGCGTGGGACGGCCCGATGAACATGGCACTCGACGAAATCGCCGCGGAGACGGCAGCCGCGGGCGGGCCGCGAACGGTACGCGTCTATCAGTGGAAGCCGAGTACGCTCTCGCTCGGCTACAGACAAGACTCCGACTCCGTGAATTGGGCGTTTTGTGAACGCGAAGGCATCTCGGTCACCCGCAGACCAACTGGTGGCGGCGGCATCTACCACGGTGAATACACCGACATCTCGTACTCGATTACTGCTCCAGCCGCAGAACTACCGGGCGACTTGATGGAGACCTACGAGCTACTCTGTACGCCGGTGTTCTCCGCCTTCACAGAGATGGGCGTCTCTGCACACTTCGCAGACGAACCTCAGCCTTCGCTCTACAAGCCATCGTGTTACCTGCGTGACCTCCACCCGGCCCACGACGTGGTTGCCGAAGGGCGAAAAATTAGTGGGAATGCGCAGTACCGTCGCCGCGATGCCATCATCCAACACGGCTCGCTCAAGTACGACCTCGACGCAAAGACCCATCTCGGGGTGTTTGCAGACCCTGACTTGACACCCGGAGACGTACAACGACGTATCACGTCGATTCACGAACTGACGGGCCTTTCGCGCACGGACGCCGTCACTGCACTCGAAGACGCCCTCGGCGCGTGGACACAGGCTGAAGAAGGAACGTGGACCCAAGACGAAATTGACCGTGCACGCGAGCGAGCGGACGAGAAGTTCGCCTCGGAGGCGTGGAACAGAAACCGAACGGATCCGCTGTCGAAATAGAAACCGAATCGACCTGCTTTCGAATTAGAAGCCAAACGTCTCGTTTTCGAGTTCGCCAACGTGTTCTGCGACCGCCTCGTGAAGTTCTGCGAGCGGCGGCGTATCGAGCGTCGGGTCGATGGCGTTCTCCGCAATCCACCGGTAGCGGATGATGCCGTCTTGGTCGATGAGGAAACACGACCGGTGGGCGCGCGGAATCACTTTGAACGTGCGGTATTTCACGTCGTAGGCTTCTGCAATCGAGAGGTCTGCATCGGAGTACAGCGGAAACGAGAGGCCGAGTTTGTCGATGAACCGTCGGTGGGTCGCTGGTCGAGATTTGCTCACGCCGACGACCTGCACCCGCTCGCCGCTTGCAAACCAGTCGTAATCGCGGAAGGCACACCACTCGCTGATACAGTCCGGCGTGAAGTCGTTGGTGTAGAACGCGAGCAAGACGGGTCGGTCTTCGAGTAACGTCGCGAGTTCAGTCGGTTCTATTGAGCCGTCTGCGGTGACCAATGGGGCGGTGAATTCCGGTGCCCGAGCCCCCACAGCCAACCCTCGTTCTCCAGTCATGAATTTTGATAGGTCTGAATGTATGTATACACTTGGGTCGCCGCAGGGTTCGAAGCTCCTTTGCTCTTCTACGAAAAAAGACGGGTATGCGAGTCGGAGCACACGTTTCTATGTCGAGTTCGAAAGTGTCGAGTGACCCGGAAAAACCGCCACACGACAACATCGCGAACGCCGTTTTCAGGCAGGTTGCCTTCGGCGGCAACTGCGGACAGATTTTCACCCACTCCCCACAGGTCTGGCAAAACCCAGATATTAGCGACGAGGAAGCCGCGCTGTTCAAAGAACAGACCGACTCCGAGCTGTCCGGACCGTGGGTCATCCACTCCTCGTATCTCGTGAACCTCTGTACCCCGAAAGACGGCCTTCGCCAGAAATCCGTAGACAGCATGCAGGAGGAAGTCGATGCGGCCGCGCAACTCGACATCGAGTACGTAAACGTCCATCTCGGTGCACACACCGGTGCGGGCGTCGAAGGCGGCCTCGAAAACGCTGTCTCCGCGCTCTCGGAACTCGACATTCCAGAGAGCGTTACCGTCCTCATCGAGAGCGACGCGGGCAGCGGGACGAAACTCGGCGGCGATTTCGAACACCTCGCCTACGTCCTCGAACACTCAGACCAGAACCTCGACATCTGCCTCGACACGGCTCACGCCTTCGCGGCGGGCTACGACCTCTCGACCGAGGAAGGCGTCTACGAAACCATCGAAGAACTCGACGAGATTGTTGGCTTAGAACACCTCAAATGCGTCCACCTGAACGACTCGAAACACGCCTGCGGGACGAACAAGGACGAACACGCACTCATCGGTGAGGGGCTGATTGGCGAAGACGGCATGCGCGCGTTCATCAACCACCCCGACCTCGCGGACGTGCCGCTCGT encodes:
- a CDS encoding serine/threonine-protein kinase RIO2, which gives rise to MVRNVAPEMASLEPEDFYLLSGIEHGMRFSKWVNREKLPEFSNLTEKEVDYRIDRCHDRELIERKTQQYEGYRLTFEGYDALALRTFSERDTIRGFGAPLGVGKESDVYEVQSYKPLALKYHREGFTNFREVQKERDYTADNQHVSWQYTARKAAEREYDVLSTLYPDVRVPRPIDHNRHAIIMDKIDGVELSRAALEPEQVVPVLDLIVGEMQGAYERGYVHSDMSAYNVFVGKEGITIFDWPQAVATDHDNAPELLARDVKNIVQHFQQKYPQQVRRELDVQAIVDAVVAGEFETVEAAA
- a CDS encoding biotin/lipoate A/B protein ligase family protein, which codes for MTDLADREWRLIREEAWDGPMNMALDEIAAETAAAGGPRTVRVYQWKPSTLSLGYRQDSDSVNWAFCEREGISVTRRPTGGGGIYHGEYTDISYSITAPAAELPGDLMETYELLCTPVFSAFTEMGVSAHFADEPQPSLYKPSCYLRDLHPAHDVVAEGRKISGNAQYRRRDAIIQHGSLKYDLDAKTHLGVFADPDLTPGDVQRRITSIHELTGLSRTDAVTALEDALGAWTQAEEGTWTQDEIDRARERADEKFASEAWNRNRTDPLSK
- a CDS encoding peroxiredoxin, producing the protein MTGERGLAVGARAPEFTAPLVTADGSIEPTELATLLEDRPVLLAFYTNDFTPDCISEWCAFRDYDWFASGERVQVVGVSKSRPATHRRFIDKLGLSFPLYSDADLSIAEAYDVKYRTFKVIPRAHRSCFLIDQDGIIRYRWIAENAIDPTLDTPPLAELHEAVAEHVGELENETFGF
- a CDS encoding deoxyribonuclease IV; translation: MSSSKVSSDPEKPPHDNIANAVFRQVAFGGNCGQIFTHSPQVWQNPDISDEEAALFKEQTDSELSGPWVIHSSYLVNLCTPKDGLRQKSVDSMQEEVDAAAQLDIEYVNVHLGAHTGAGVEGGLENAVSALSELDIPESVTVLIESDAGSGTKLGGDFEHLAYVLEHSDQNLDICLDTAHAFAAGYDLSTEEGVYETIEELDEIVGLEHLKCVHLNDSKHACGTNKDEHALIGEGLIGEDGMRAFINHPDLADVPLVLETPTEDGKGFEWNINRVKELRN